The proteins below are encoded in one region of Synergistaceae bacterium:
- a CDS encoding TRAP transporter small permease, whose protein sequence is MKYLYEKFCDLEQWLALLLLAGITLLVFAAALSRTFGYPINWAQDAALVMFAWMCFLGGDIAIRTTGLIGVDLFVKMFPKWLQKFLDIAFKIVILIFLAALVIYGYQYAKGYSRRMITTLNISYAWVTSCVPVGACLMFINTAINLVASIKTPLSEWGKK, encoded by the coding sequence ATGAAATATTTATACGAAAAATTTTGCGATCTTGAACAATGGCTTGCGTTATTACTGCTTGCCGGTATAACTTTATTAGTATTTGCGGCGGCTTTATCTCGTACATTTGGCTATCCGATTAACTGGGCACAAGATGCGGCACTTGTTATGTTTGCGTGGATGTGTTTTCTCGGCGGAGATATTGCGATTCGCACAACGGGATTAATAGGTGTTGATTTATTTGTAAAGATGTTCCCGAAATGGCTGCAAAAATTTTTGGATATAGCGTTCAAGATTGTAATATTAATTTTTCTTGCTGCATTAGTAATTTACGGCTATCAATATGCAAAAGGTTATTCGCGCCGAATGATTACGACATTGAATATTTCTTATGCGTGGGTTACGTCATGTGTTCCCGTCGGAGCCTGCTTAATGTTCATAAATACAGCTATAAATCTCGTCGCGTCAATAAAAACGCCGTTATCTGAATGGGGGAAAAAATAA